GACCGCCAATAATTGACTGTAAATGTAGTTTCTGTTCAGACATTAAAAGTAAAAATGAGAAAAAGTATTTTTAAAACTTTCTAGAAAACATCAAAAAATAAGAAAAAAAATTAGCAGTTTTATCTGCTTGAATCAGATTGTCGTTCTGTTTCTAACTTCTTAGAAATTGCTAAGCTGTTAGTACTAAGAGCATGTGCATCCATGATTTCTTGAGCAAGTGCTGCAGACATGCTTTTCTTTTTGTTAAAGCTTGCTTTGTATGCGCCTTGCGTCATAAATTTGAGTGTTCTATCAATACGTCGTTGGGGCGCACATTCAACTGGTTTAGGGTATCGTGCTCCACCGTATTCAATAGTAATTATTTCTTCTCGAGGCGCACCGTTCTCTAGTGCTTTAACGAATATTTCAATAGGATTAGTTTTTGTTTTTTGTTCGATGATTTCAAATGCTTCTAAAACAATACCATACGCGGTTGCTGCTTTACCAGTAATGTGACCACTTGAGACTTT
This genomic window from Candidatus Woesearchaeota archaeon contains:
- a CDS encoding 30S ribosomal protein S7 — its product is MTDILAFNRWDCSGVKVEDPGLKDYITVTPTIVPRTGARYAGNRFHKSKVFIVERLINKVMIPGRIGTKKHKVSSGHITGKAATAYGIVLEAFEIIEQKTKTNPIEIFVKALENGAPREEIITIEYGGARYPKPVECAPQRRIDRTLKFMTQGAYKASFNKKKSMSAALAQEIMDAHALSTNSLAISKKLETERQSDSSR